The Spirosoma foliorum genome has a window encoding:
- a CDS encoding DUF2306 domain-containing protein produces MIDDILVSPRPPRLVSLSDKAIRWSGLLLVTTVWGSAALFGLYILAFYASALYEGQAERWNQMLPRLYESNTTTATTGIGLHFAAGGIILILGSIQLIDSVRVRYPAIHRWIGRVYIVACLLAAIGGLAFILAKGTIGGSIMSLGFGLYGVLMFIAAIATYRQAIAKNLDKHRMWALRLYALAIGSWLYRMDYGFWLLLTDGLGHTKAFSGPFDRVMDFFFYIPNLLVVEVFVRAGSYKASPTLKLSASFILLFATSFLLLGTYFFTLYYWGPAIMKWVSVS; encoded by the coding sequence ATGATTGATGATATACTCGTATCTCCCAGGCCTCCACGACTAGTCAGCTTGAGTGACAAAGCCATACGCTGGTCAGGTCTGTTGCTTGTCACGACGGTTTGGGGTAGTGCAGCGCTATTCGGCTTGTATATTCTGGCTTTTTACGCATCCGCACTATATGAAGGTCAGGCAGAGCGCTGGAACCAGATGTTACCCCGACTATATGAGTCAAACACAACTACAGCAACCACCGGAATCGGTCTTCATTTTGCCGCAGGTGGGATTATTCTTATTCTCGGAAGTATTCAGCTTATCGATTCAGTCAGGGTGCGCTATCCAGCTATACACCGCTGGATTGGGCGTGTGTATATTGTTGCCTGCCTACTGGCAGCCATTGGCGGGTTGGCCTTTATTTTAGCGAAAGGCACTATAGGCGGATCAATAATGAGCCTTGGATTCGGACTCTATGGTGTACTCATGTTTATAGCAGCTATAGCGACGTATCGGCAGGCGATAGCCAAAAATCTGGACAAACATCGGATGTGGGCGCTACGCCTATACGCACTGGCTATTGGCTCGTGGTTGTATCGAATGGATTATGGATTCTGGCTACTCCTCACCGATGGACTGGGTCATACCAAAGCCTTTAGTGGGCCTTTTGACCGGGTAATGGATTTCTTCTTCTACATTCCCAACTTATTGGTCGTTGAAGTTTTCGTTCGGGCAGGATCATACAAAGCGTCGCCAACGCTTAAGCTGTCGGCTTCGTTTATCCTACTCTTCGCAACTAGCTTTTTACTTCTGGGCACCTATTTTTTCACCCTATATTATTGGGGGCCAGCGATTATGAAGTGGGTATCGGTGAGTTGA